A section of the Candidatus Moraniibacteriota bacterium genome encodes:
- a CDS encoding ATP-dependent Clp protease ATP-binding subunit has protein sequence MNFFLWYYSVGILSIARIAGNYVRYVLHRFNVVGLFRTLISPWKRDISFHTWQGLHPILFVQALANNLITRFLGAIVRSVVLAWGFGAIVLMAVAVIALSLFAALAPLILIGGSVIIGGLFGTFAGIAAFVVAIVVTIVAVLAWHEYERGRIDYTVQPEHAPWRGRAMMRLGLAAKEARAEVIAVPEQRTAFLSAHHLTPELFDLAWAIEGAAYAAKERQSRFWEWTELRQATRIGKYWAYAYTPRLDHYISDLSEHDFSNYAHQELVGREPVMEMLTLTLSRPTDNSALLVGDPGIGKRSLVHAFARRIRENSFTDKIIDEARVVIFDMGQVISDGRSQGIDPKGLLRDLLNGAVYAGNVVLVIENINLFLDPESDMAVSDVLNDYLSLPTCRIIGLMTAEAYHTLGQRQIPALKYFEAIQVPEPTQEETITILVDTFKTLEKNRPVFTIQALQAIVDGSERYNWEMPFPERAIDLAQEVLIYWEKHPDLAFIERTTVEDFLEAKSGIPMGEANEEERQKLLNLEALLHERVIGQEEAIKQMSEAFRKARAGLGNDKKPIGSFLFLGPTGVGKTETAKALAAVYFGDENRMVRLDMSEFQTPQSIDELIGSAEMNVQGRMTSLIKERPYSILLLDELEKAYPRALDLFLQILDEGYVTDGFGHKVNFRNTIVIATSNAGADMIHEATGAGRSMVEIKDELMDAIIAKGTFRPEFLNRFDGVILFNSLTTEEMEQVTTLRLQAFADKLYKEKKVKLAFTPDAIRAVVAHGYEREFGARSINRYIADVVEDTIVKRLLEGTLAEGAEITFTEADLGG, from the coding sequence CAATGTCGTCGGTCTCTTCCGGACGCTCATCTCGCCGTGGAAGCGTGACATCAGCTTTCATACTTGGCAGGGGCTGCACCCGATTCTCTTTGTCCAGGCCCTCGCGAATAACCTGATCACCCGTTTTCTCGGTGCGATTGTCCGTTCGGTCGTCTTGGCCTGGGGTTTCGGTGCCATCGTGCTCATGGCGGTCGCCGTCATCGCCCTGTCCCTCTTCGCGGCTCTCGCCCCGCTCATCCTCATCGGGGGCAGTGTCATCATCGGCGGGCTCTTTGGGACGTTCGCCGGTATCGCTGCTTTCGTCGTCGCGATTGTCGTGACAATCGTTGCGGTGCTCGCGTGGCATGAGTATGAACGCGGCCGGATCGACTATACGGTACAGCCCGAGCACGCACCGTGGCGCGGTCGGGCGATGATGCGATTGGGACTCGCCGCCAAAGAGGCGCGGGCAGAGGTGATCGCCGTGCCAGAGCAGCGCACAGCTTTTCTCTCGGCTCATCACCTCACGCCGGAACTATTCGACCTGGCCTGGGCGATCGAGGGTGCCGCCTATGCCGCGAAAGAACGTCAGAGCCGATTCTGGGAATGGACCGAACTTCGCCAGGCGACCCGCATCGGCAAGTACTGGGCCTATGCCTATACACCGCGCCTTGATCACTACATCAGCGATCTGTCCGAGCATGATTTCAGTAACTATGCGCATCAAGAGCTTGTTGGGCGCGAACCAGTGATGGAGATGCTCACGCTCACCTTGTCGCGACCGACGGACAATAGTGCGCTCCTCGTGGGTGACCCTGGTATCGGCAAACGTTCGCTCGTCCATGCCTTCGCTCGTCGCATCCGGGAAAATTCCTTCACCGACAAAATCATCGATGAGGCACGCGTGGTCATCTTTGACATGGGACAGGTCATCTCGGACGGTCGGTCGCAGGGGATTGACCCCAAAGGACTCTTGCGTGATCTCTTGAACGGCGCGGTCTATGCTGGTAATGTCGTTCTGGTCATCGAAAACATCAACCTCTTCCTCGATCCCGAGAGCGATATGGCGGTCAGTGATGTCCTGAACGATTACCTCTCGCTGCCGACCTGCCGCATCATCGGGCTGATGACGGCTGAGGCCTATCACACCTTGGGTCAGCGTCAGATCCCCGCGCTCAAGTACTTCGAGGCCATTCAAGTACCCGAACCGACGCAAGAAGAGACGATCACCATTCTCGTCGATACCTTCAAGACGCTTGAGAAAAATCGTCCGGTCTTCACCATCCAGGCGCTTCAGGCGATCGTTGATGGTTCCGAGCGTTACAATTGGGAGATGCCATTTCCGGAGCGGGCCATCGATCTCGCTCAGGAAGTGCTTATCTATTGGGAGAAGCATCCCGATCTCGCTTTTATCGAACGGACAACCGTCGAGGATTTCCTCGAAGCGAAATCTGGTATCCCGATGGGCGAAGCGAATGAAGAGGAGCGGCAGAAACTGCTCAATTTGGAAGCACTCCTCCATGAGCGAGTCATCGGGCAAGAGGAAGCCATCAAACAAATGTCCGAGGCCTTCCGCAAGGCGCGCGCGGGACTCGGGAACGACAAGAAACCGATTGGCTCCTTCCTCTTCCTCGGTCCGACCGGTGTCGGCAAGACGGAAACCGCCAAAGCCCTAGCAGCGGTGTATTTCGGGGACGAGAACCGGATGGTCCGACTCGACATGAGCGAATTTCAGACACCGCAATCAATCGATGAGCTCATTGGCTCAGCCGAGATGAATGTCCAAGGCCGGATGACGTCCCTCATCAAAGAACGACCGTATTCCATCCTCCTCCTCGATGAACTGGAGAAGGCATACCCACGGGCACTTGATCTCTTCCTCCAGATCCTCGATGAAGGCTATGTTACGGATGGCTTTGGTCACAAGGTGAACTTCCGGAACACGATCGTCATCGCGACCTCAAATGCCGGCGCGGACATGATTCACGAAGCAACCGGGGCGGGCCGCTCGATGGTCGAGATCAAAGACGAACTCATGGATGCGATCATCGCCAAAGGTACGTTCCGGCCGGAATTCCTGAACCGTTTCGATGGAGTCATCCTCTTTAATTCACTCACGACGGAGGAGATGGAACAGGTGACCACTCTTCGGCTGCAGGCCTTTGCCGACAAGCTCTATAAGGAAAAGAAAGTGAAACTCGCATTCACACCCGACGCGATCCGCGCGGTCGTCGCACATGGCTACGAACGCGAGTTCGGTGCGCGCTCGATCAACCGCTATATCGCCGATGTCGTGGAAGACACGATCGTGAAGCGTCTCCTCGAAGGCACGCTCGCCGAAGGGGCCGAAATCACCTTCACCGAGGCGGACCTGGGCGGGTAG